The DNA segment GTGTCGAGGCGCTGTTCTTCTGCGTGGGGGATATGCAGTTCGCTGGCGGCTATTTCTTCCGGGCTCGCCTGGGTGAAACAGAGTTCGCAGACGGCGAAGGCTGCTTGCCCGGTTTCGGCTGATTCTTCAGCGGCGCGTATGGGTGGTCCGAAGACGCGGCAGGTCATGGGGCGGGCAAAGTAAATATCGCAGAGGCCGGATTCAGGGTTAAGGGCCGGGCAGGCTGCTTCGTTGGCGAAATCGTCGAAGGCTTCCTGGTCTTCGTCGCTGGCTCCGAGGATTCCGGTGGCGGGGTCGCCGGGGAAGGTTGCGGAGAATGTGTCTATATAAGCATGGGCGCGTTGCTCAATCGACTGGGCGAGGGCTGGGTTTTGTTGCTGTAGCTGGGAGATTCCGGCTCGGAGGCGAAATGCGTCGAGCGGGCTGATGGCGAAGGCTCCGTGACAGCACTGGGTGCAGCCGGGATGGCAGACGAGGTGTTCGCCGCTGCGTCGGGCGCTATCGGCGAACGCGGCGTCAACGAGCTGGAGAAGCTGGGAGTCTTCGTTGAGGACGAAGGCGATCTGTTGCGGCGAGTGCATCCTGTTTTCAGACTACAGCGACGAGCAGGGGAATGGACACGCTGGGGCTGCCCTGGAAATCGATGGTGACGACGGTGATGTCGTCGACCTGGCCGAATTGAATGGCGGTCTGGGCGATTTCGGAGGCGGAGAGAT comes from the Acidicapsa ligni genome and includes:
- a CDS encoding YkgJ family cysteine cluster protein, with the translated sequence MHSPQQIAFVLNEDSQLLQLVDAAFADSARRSGEHLVCHPGCTQCCHGAFAISPLDAFRLRAGISQLQQQNPALAQSIEQRAHAYIDTFSATFPGDPATGILGASDEDQEAFDDFANEAACPALNPESGLCDIYFARPMTCRVFGPPIRAAEESAETGQAAFAVCELCFTQASPEEIAASELHIPHAEEQRLDTLLQNANSEDQPASEPNETIVAYCLIPAHKP